One window of the Microtus ochrogaster isolate Prairie Vole_2 unplaced genomic scaffold, MicOch1.0 UNK108, whole genome shotgun sequence genome contains the following:
- the LOC102001541 gene encoding olfactory receptor 49-like, producing METSAPIPVVNRTSVLEFLLLGVTDKRGLQLLLFGVLLVTYTLTLLGNLLIVALTLTDRRLHTPMYFFLRHFSLLEVGFTSTVSPQMLAHLLSASGAISRHRCFAQMILYFTLGAVETLLLAVMSTDRFLAICRPLHYPALMTPRVCSSLVLACWAASLLALPGLFVWMLSLPFCGPRVLNHFFCDSSPLLELVCADTRLLQLVAFLVAVCTLLIATLITALSYGFIISTILHLPAAGARSKAFSTCSSHILVVTMSYGSCIIMYLNPTQTGRLDLNKGIAFFNTTVSPLLNPFIYCLRNRLVHSVCRDLLLRGRELSSKIFRA from the coding sequence ATGGAGACCTCTGCGCCCATCCCCGTGGTCAACCGCACCTCAGTGCTGGAGTTCCTGCTTCTAGGGGTCACAGACAAGCGCGGGCTCCAACTCCTCCTCTTTGGGGTCCTCCTGGTCACCTACACGCTGACCTTGCTGGGCAATCTGCTCATAGTCGCCCTCACCTTGACGGACCGCCGCCTGCACACTCCTATGTACTTCTTCCTGCGCCACTTCTCGCTGCTGGAGGTGGGTTTCACATCCACTGTGTCCCCACAGATGCTGGCACACCTACTGTCGGCAAGCGGGGCCATCTCCCGCCACCGCTGCTTCGCACAGATGATTCTTTACTTCACCCTGGGAGCCGTGGAGACCCTGCTGCTGGCAGTGATGTCCACCGACCGCTTTCTGGCCATCTGCAGGCCCCTGCACTACCCCGCGCTCATGACGCCCCGCGTCTGCTCTTCCTTGGTACTGGCCTGCTGGGCTGCCAGCCTCTTGGCCCTGCCTGGGCTGTTTGTCTGGATGTTGTCTCTCCCTTTTTGTGGGCCTCGAGTCCTCAATCACTTCTTCTGCGACAGCTCCCCTTTGCTGGAGCTGGTGTGTGCAGACACCAGGCTTCTGCAGCTAGTGGCCTTCCTGGTGGCTGTGTGCACCCTGCTCATTGCTACCTTGATCACAGCCTTGTCCTATGGCTTCATCATCAGCACCATCCTGCACCTGCCAGCAGCTGGGGCTCGCAGCAAGGCCTTCTCCACCTGTTCTTCCCACATCCTCGTGGTGACGATGAGCTATGGGAGCTGCATCATCATGTACCTCAACCCCACACAGACAGGGAGGCTGGACCTCAACAAAGGGATAGCTTTCTTCAACACCACGGTGTCGCCCCTGCTGAATCCCTTCATCTATTGCCTCAGGAACCGACTGGTCCACAGCGTGTGCAGGGATTTGCTGCTCAGGGGAAGGGAGCTTTCCTCCAAGATATTCAGAGCATAA